Proteins encoded within one genomic window of Episyrphus balteatus chromosome 1, idEpiBalt1.1, whole genome shotgun sequence:
- the LOC129905837 gene encoding 60S ribosomal protein L15-like, which yields MGAYRYMQELYRKKQSDVMRYLLRIRVWQYRQLTKLHRSPRSTRPDKARRLGYKNKQGFVIYRIRVRRGGRKRPVPKGCTYGKPKSHGVNELKPTRCLQSIAEERVGRRLGGLRVLNSYWIAQDASYKYFEVILIDTHHNALRRDPKINWICKHVHKHRELRGLTSAGKSSRGIGKGYRYSQTIGGSRRAAWKRKNRPHLRRKR from the coding sequence ATGGGTGCGTATCGTTATATGCAAGAACTTTATCGCAAGAAGCAGAGCGATGTTATGCGCTACTTGCTCCGTATTCGCGTGTGGCAATATCGTCAATTGACTAAATTGCACCGCTCGCCGAGGTCAACTCGCCCAGATAAGGCACGTCGTTTGGGCTACAAGAACAAACAAGGATTCGTCATCTACCGTATCCGTGTTCGTCGTGGAGGTCGTAAACGTCCAGTGCCAAAGGGTTGCACTTATGGTAAACCCAAGAGCCATGGTGTTAACGAATTGAAGCCTACTCGTTGCTTGCAATCTATTGCTGAGGAACGTGTTGGTCGCAGACTCGGTGGATTGAGAGTACTCAACTCTTACTGGATCGCTCAAGATGCTTCGTACAAATATTTCGAAGTCATCTTGATCGATACCCATCACAATGCCCTTCGTCGTGATCCTAAAATCAACTGGATCTGCAAGCACGTGCACAAGCATCGTGAATTGCGTGGACTTACTTCAGCTGGCAAGAGCTCCCGTGGCATTGGAAAAGGCTACAGGTACTCTCAGACCATTGGTGGTTCACGTCGCGCTGCCTGGAAGCGCAAGAATCGTCCTCACTTGCGCAGGAAGCGATAA